A genome region from Leptospira stimsonii includes the following:
- a CDS encoding LIC_10907 family protein has protein sequence MQNMPKWYDLHELENSLGSLPILRRKIAVAAKFRTIKETLPKELKIYIFTSRLILKKRILKRKADWYRNELKVIFSEKISLQNKLHEAERIRDFLVEENRELTIQIERLKSELSKT, from the coding sequence ATGCAAAATATGCCTAAATGGTATGATCTCCACGAGTTAGAAAATTCATTAGGAAGCCTGCCAATATTGAGACGCAAGATCGCCGTCGCGGCAAAATTTCGTACTATAAAAGAGACGCTCCCAAAGGAACTTAAAATTTATATATTTACGAGCCGTCTCATTCTTAAAAAAAGAATTCTGAAGCGTAAAGCCGATTGGTATCGAAACGAACTGAAAGTTATTTTCTCGGAAAAAATATCCCTTCAAAATAAACTCCATGAAGCTGAACGAATACGGGATTTCTTAGTTGAAGAGAATAGAGAGCTAACGATTCAAATTGAAAGATTGAAAAGTGAACTATCCAAAACCTGA
- a CDS encoding XRE family transcriptional regulator produces the protein MSNKIITIPLENIDLSSPGKRLRYAIKNILAMNDEDFAISVGKSQNYISYICNDKRPLLDKLAAEIESVHRISGLWLIRGEGSAEINSVSEGSSGTIQKMKKRDYLWNKISNDKAEDILLAFYDHIPVETRNLIYQMISAVSKQNRST, from the coding sequence ATGTCAAATAAAATTATCACAATACCATTAGAAAATATCGACCTCTCGTCTCCCGGAAAGCGGCTTCGTTATGCTATTAAAAACATTCTCGCTATGAACGACGAAGATTTTGCTATTTCCGTCGGGAAGTCTCAAAACTATATAAGTTATATCTGCAATGATAAGCGACCATTGCTCGATAAGCTTGCCGCAGAAATCGAATCTGTTCATAGAATATCTGGTCTTTGGCTTATAAGGGGCGAAGGGAGTGCGGAGATAAATTCTGTTTCTGAAGGAAGCTCTGGAACTATTCAAAAAATGAAGAAAAGAGATTATCTTTGGAATAAAATTTCTAACGACAAGGCAGAGGATATTCTTTTGGCATTTTACGACCATATTCCGGTCGAGACACGAAATCTTATCTATCAAATGATATCCGCAGTATCGAAACAAAATCGATCTACTTAA
- a CDS encoding LIC10906 family membrane protein, with the protein MNLNILFPILAGVLHILFGVYVFKLKPKQKAPTIFLILSLFLSSWMIIQAFRVFLPIEFRNIALNLTFLPISYATFTLYALSSIIENPDKRLPIWSYFLGFFGLAYVTIVCLTQNMATLKDHNNFIFDLNLNYHLLVIYLVFWMILSICAIIRKMLISRGDFKVRLFLVLLGAILALPLTTIFVYFLPLFGIYKPYLSSIGLIIASLFWAVAILHYDAFQIKSKVIRGEDLPIINKMASSWFLRVLEKLDPIRYVQKSSKQKEEITKEILIQDYNLATGAGELSVEKRAQILSKKFGKYFK; encoded by the coding sequence TTGAATCTAAACATTCTCTTTCCAATCTTAGCTGGCGTTCTGCATATTCTCTTTGGCGTTTACGTTTTTAAATTAAAACCAAAACAGAAGGCTCCGACTATTTTTTTAATCTTAAGTTTATTTCTCTCTTCATGGATGATCATACAGGCATTCAGAGTATTTCTTCCTATTGAATTTCGCAATATAGCGCTAAATCTTACTTTCCTTCCGATTTCTTATGCTACTTTCACGTTATATGCTCTTAGTTCGATTATCGAAAACCCTGATAAAAGGCTACCAATATGGTCGTATTTTCTCGGCTTTTTCGGACTTGCATATGTTACCATTGTGTGTTTAACGCAAAATATGGCGACCCTCAAGGACCATAATAACTTCATATTTGATTTGAATCTAAATTATCATCTTTTGGTGATTTATTTGGTATTTTGGATGATATTGTCGATTTGTGCTATTATCCGGAAGATGCTAATTTCGCGGGGCGATTTCAAAGTCAGGCTTTTTTTAGTTTTATTAGGAGCGATCCTTGCCTTGCCGCTCACGACGATCTTCGTGTATTTTTTGCCCCTTTTCGGAATTTACAAACCATACCTCTCTTCAATCGGTTTAATCATCGCTTCCTTATTTTGGGCGGTCGCCATACTACACTATGATGCCTTTCAAATTAAATCAAAGGTAATAAGAGGGGAGGATTTACCAATCATCAACAAGATGGCCTCAAGTTGGTTCTTGCGAGTATTAGAAAAACTCGATCCAATAAGATATGTTCAAAAAAGCTCAAAGCAGAAAGAGGAAATTACGAAAGAGATTTTGATTCAGGATTACAACTTAGCAACCGGCGCCGGGGAACTCTCCGTGGAAAAACGGGCACAAATTCTTTCGAAGAAATTTGGAAAATATTTTAAGTAG
- a CDS encoding transcriptional regulator encodes MEEQNKRLKIILSHFGGNQTEFGKTISKSKQTISSWLSGRFTIPEDSAIIIEMVHGFRREWILRGESPQRVPDFLSRNNELIKSIDSKKGLRELVELLMRLSKKEYEIAQKLLIGLAEGSANRKTL; translated from the coding sequence TTGGAAGAGCAAAATAAACGATTAAAAATTATTCTTTCTCATTTTGGCGGGAATCAGACTGAGTTTGGGAAAACCATTAGTAAATCAAAACAAACTATAAGTAGTTGGCTTAGCGGTAGGTTTACTATTCCTGAGGATTCCGCGATCATCATTGAAATGGTTCACGGATTTAGGCGTGAATGGATTTTACGTGGTGAATCGCCGCAGAGGGTTCCTGATTTTCTTTCTCGTAATAACGAGCTAATCAAAAGTATCGATTCCAAAAAAGGTTTGCGAGAATTGGTCGAATTACTCATGCGATTGTCGAAGAAAGAGTATGAAATCGCGCAAAAATTGCTAATCGGATTGGCAGAAGGGAGCGCCAACCGCAAAACTTTGTGA
- a CDS encoding TolC family protein produces MKFYVVIFISAMLFSFTFEIHTKEKGKENLLRLNLEKAILIGITNNIFIKNIERQNEVLELTLNEKWREYLPKLGISYFGLRNLNQNQVDSVYNDIRLTVQQLLYDGGENFKNIEIAKLSAELNKAEFKIQVRKIKIEIVRQYMKVLATRGKLLTSKRLYKSFKNQLNDIISEYRNGLKARIDVLEIEQKLNEAQLGLIKAEKDHKAAVIELKLFLQLEETDEVEINENVFYDYILSDPFPILNKDESDLEHNRPDLKKTKIVVDKLKVEKDIAEDYWKPKFLIGGYAGKNSNDTNPVNHYNYGFNFSIVLPLGSSTFQTQSNYGVQTDGTGIQRIPGYGPQFVGQGENTFNSANLQLFDNLSQSRKILEGELKLNDAVAAYNIAKKQAAFEVVKSKDKLTENFSVIYAVSRKVILSLENYKITKSKFKSGLIKRTESLKAEYELSKAQDELADSYAEYLRSCYEYFNASGRDLVDLPFYNIAKGKGNSIVSQLIKENRENLDLFPERGY; encoded by the coding sequence ATGAAATTTTATGTAGTAATCTTTATTTCCGCTATGTTGTTTTCTTTTACATTTGAGATTCATACAAAAGAAAAAGGGAAAGAGAATTTATTACGACTGAATTTAGAAAAAGCAATTCTAATCGGGATCACAAACAATATTTTTATAAAAAATATTGAAAGACAAAACGAAGTTCTTGAATTAACGCTCAACGAAAAATGGAGAGAGTATCTTCCTAAGTTAGGAATTTCCTATTTTGGATTAAGAAATCTAAATCAAAATCAAGTCGATTCGGTTTACAATGATATTCGATTAACCGTTCAACAGCTCCTCTATGACGGCGGTGAGAATTTTAAGAATATCGAAATAGCAAAGTTGTCTGCTGAGCTAAATAAAGCCGAATTCAAAATTCAAGTTCGAAAAATTAAAATCGAAATAGTAAGACAATATATGAAAGTTCTTGCTACTAGAGGTAAGTTACTCACTTCTAAAAGACTTTATAAGAGTTTTAAAAATCAATTAAACGATATTATTTCCGAGTATCGAAACGGGCTAAAAGCCCGAATCGATGTTCTTGAAATCGAACAAAAATTGAATGAAGCGCAACTTGGTTTGATAAAGGCCGAGAAAGATCATAAGGCAGCGGTCATAGAGCTAAAGTTATTTCTCCAATTAGAAGAGACGGACGAAGTTGAAATTAACGAAAACGTATTTTACGATTATATTCTCAGTGATCCTTTTCCAATATTAAACAAGGATGAAAGCGATTTAGAACATAACCGACCTGATCTTAAAAAAACGAAGATTGTCGTCGATAAGTTGAAAGTCGAAAAAGATATAGCAGAAGACTATTGGAAGCCTAAATTTCTTATCGGAGGATATGCCGGTAAAAACTCGAACGATACGAATCCAGTAAATCATTACAATTATGGGTTTAATTTCTCCATAGTATTGCCTCTGGGTAGTTCAACGTTCCAAACTCAATCCAACTACGGTGTTCAGACTGATGGAACCGGAATTCAGCGTATTCCCGGATATGGTCCTCAGTTTGTCGGCCAAGGTGAAAATACGTTCAATAGTGCGAATCTGCAGTTGTTTGATAATCTATCCCAATCCCGTAAAATATTAGAAGGCGAGCTAAAGCTTAACGATGCTGTCGCGGCTTATAATATCGCAAAAAAGCAAGCAGCTTTTGAAGTTGTAAAGTCCAAAGACAAGCTCACGGAAAACTTTTCTGTGATCTATGCGGTTAGTAGAAAGGTTATTCTATCCTTAGAAAATTATAAAATAACCAAAAGTAAATTTAAAAGCGGCCTTATAAAAAGGACTGAATCGTTAAAGGCTGAATACGAACTTTCAAAAGCACAGGATGAGCTTGCCGATTCGTATGCAGAATATTTGAGATCTTGTTACGAATATTTCAATGCAAGCGGAAGGGATCTCGTAGATCTTCCTTTTTACAATATCGCAAAAGGGAAAGGGAACAGCATAGTTTCGCAGTTGATAAAGGAAAATCGTGAAAATTTGGATCTCTTTCCGGAAAGAGGGTACTAA
- a CDS encoding Ig-like domain-containing protein, translated as MPYLNSGENPKILVFTPGSNEANVSPNTKVQVTFDRLMKIDTCVSSLSISPNVTGFFHTTPISIEFTPSASLNAGTYTVAITKGCESEGGQDLKDVFTSRFAVGAAPGSSVNSPSILAVNTLRGSLSACLAGTGSLSDMIANDITDGCLGTTINRNPISIFFSEPMDIALTSLAVALSPSIPSDFDWSTDGRTLTITPDLPNTFGQRITVNVSSNATSALGYKMANSSSVSFVAGGIFSSPAVQAIGLASQGCANALPGVGAVLGGDWTLGSCFWDSSLALLGAGSYRFRGGDDGTGLVGSPNACADVNTDNFRIIFSNYMQTAVTASAVRIQRVSPPLTNARIATYVWSDCQAVFPFGCRALTVSFSEQEASCNGTLFGDASTGGDFNLLRTSTAPVGFPLYNLIVDTTAKDVNGASLQSQFIFGVEGK; from the coding sequence TTGCCGTATCTGAATTCGGGAGAGAATCCAAAAATCCTCGTCTTCACACCCGGTTCGAATGAAGCAAACGTTTCTCCGAATACGAAAGTGCAGGTAACGTTTGATCGTTTGATGAAAATTGATACTTGTGTAAGTTCTCTTTCCATAAGTCCAAATGTGACAGGCTTTTTTCATACAACACCCATAAGTATTGAATTTACCCCTTCCGCTAGTCTAAATGCGGGTACTTATACCGTAGCGATCACGAAAGGTTGTGAATCGGAAGGGGGACAAGACTTAAAAGACGTATTTACATCCCGATTTGCAGTCGGAGCTGCACCAGGAAGCAGTGTTAATTCTCCTTCCATCCTTGCTGTCAATACATTGCGCGGTAGTTTATCTGCTTGTTTAGCTGGAACGGGGTCCTTGTCAGATATGATCGCGAATGATATTACGGACGGTTGTCTTGGTACGACAATCAACCGCAATCCTATTTCTATCTTTTTTTCAGAGCCAATGGATATTGCTCTGACTTCGCTTGCGGTTGCTCTATCGCCAAGCATTCCCTCGGATTTCGATTGGTCAACGGATGGGAGAACGCTTACGATTACCCCTGATTTACCAAATACATTCGGACAGAGGATTACTGTAAATGTCAGTTCGAATGCAACGAGCGCTTTGGGATACAAAATGGCAAACTCGAGTTCGGTTAGTTTTGTGGCGGGCGGTATATTTTCATCTCCTGCGGTTCAGGCTATCGGACTTGCAAGTCAAGGTTGTGCAAACGCATTGCCCGGGGTAGGGGCAGTGCTCGGGGGAGACTGGACTTTGGGGTCGTGTTTTTGGGATAGCTCCCTAGCGTTGTTGGGTGCCGGATCTTACAGGTTTAGAGGAGGGGATGACGGAACGGGGTTAGTCGGATCTCCGAACGCGTGCGCAGATGTAAACACTGATAATTTTCGAATCATCTTTAGCAATTATATGCAAACGGCTGTTACAGCGAGTGCGGTGCGCATTCAAAGAGTGTCACCTCCTCTCACAAATGCTCGAATTGCAACGTACGTTTGGTCCGATTGTCAGGCAGTTTTTCCTTTTGGTTGTCGAGCTTTAACAGTTTCTTTTTCAGAACAAGAAGCTTCTTGTAATGGAACCTTATTCGGAGATGCTTCTACAGGAGGAGACTTTAATCTTCTACGAACAAGCACGGCTCCCGTCGGATTCCCTCTTTATAACTTAATCGTAGACACTACTGCAAAGGATGTAAACGGTGCGAGTTTACAAAGCCAGTTCATATTCGGAGTGGAAGGGAAATGA
- a CDS encoding lipoprotein — protein sequence MKFNNKNLSGVIVCFSLLHSCSLIPFYFSKPQSAKDTGKNGVVVIGDVRVRDSTGASFVHDIFRESLQYNLLTEGYSPIVIDDEVKEFTPFKNFNFIQIEEDSKDKPKANLSGSGPLEVAQENPVRILGKTEKELRSFQEKVKYDYYLDSTVILKEVGSVMEGKNSLLIFIRTYDKSGKRIGEVEYITIGPKDKLDTVISESVKEISKKWKGLAGH from the coding sequence ATGAAATTTAACAATAAAAATCTGAGCGGTGTTATCGTTTGCTTTTCCTTACTACATTCCTGCTCTCTCATACCATTCTATTTTTCGAAACCGCAAAGCGCAAAAGATACGGGAAAAAATGGAGTTGTAGTTATCGGGGATGTAAGAGTTCGCGATTCAACCGGTGCTTCGTTTGTTCACGATATTTTTCGTGAAAGTTTACAATACAATCTTTTGACCGAAGGATACTCACCGATCGTAATCGATGACGAGGTAAAAGAATTTACCCCTTTTAAAAATTTCAATTTTATACAAATCGAAGAGGACTCCAAGGATAAACCGAAGGCTAACTTATCAGGCTCAGGACCATTAGAAGTGGCGCAGGAAAATCCGGTAAGAATACTCGGAAAAACGGAAAAGGAACTTCGATCTTTTCAAGAAAAAGTTAAATACGATTATTATTTGGATTCGACTGTGATTCTGAAAGAAGTCGGCTCTGTAATGGAAGGTAAAAATTCCCTACTTATTTTTATCCGAACATACGACAAGTCGGGTAAAAGAATCGGCGAGGTCGAATATATTACTATAGGCCCGAAAGATAAACTTGATACAGTAATTTCCGAAAGCGTTAAAGAAATATCGAAAAAATGGAAAGGTTTAGCGGGTCATTGA
- a CDS encoding tetratricopeptide repeat protein — MNIIESAKKYTNKMNVFLIIGSAAIIVVGLYIRSYFLEKEIAEIYLEGIAQYSSNHLPEAKSALLRVLELDNSHADSLFLLGKIEFFSKKFQDAENYFGKCKIEDSGRLDCLFWKAKSGFLVGKHYDNVESEISFLKAKGFEHPELSHLQGMLYERSGKLSLALKSYEEALGFTVVALPTLQRLEAIYSKAGFKEKAEKYEIFNRSIREFHAKNITR, encoded by the coding sequence ATGAACATTATAGAATCAGCGAAAAAGTATACCAACAAAATGAACGTTTTTCTAATTATAGGAAGCGCGGCAATTATCGTAGTGGGTCTCTATATTCGTTCTTATTTTCTAGAAAAAGAAATTGCTGAAATCTATTTAGAGGGGATTGCACAATATTCGTCAAACCATCTTCCAGAGGCTAAGAGCGCATTGTTAAGAGTATTAGAGTTAGATAATAGTCATGCAGACTCCTTGTTCTTGTTGGGAAAAATCGAATTTTTTTCTAAGAAGTTTCAAGATGCGGAAAACTATTTTGGAAAATGCAAAATAGAAGATTCAGGGCGGCTCGACTGCTTATTTTGGAAAGCCAAATCCGGTTTTTTAGTTGGTAAACACTATGATAACGTTGAAAGCGAAATCTCTTTTTTAAAAGCAAAAGGTTTTGAACATCCCGAATTAAGCCATCTGCAAGGAATGCTTTATGAAAGATCCGGAAAGCTATCTCTTGCACTTAAAAGCTATGAGGAGGCGCTAGGTTTTACCGTAGTCGCGCTTCCGACATTACAAAGATTGGAAGCGATCTACTCGAAAGCCGGATTTAAAGAAAAGGCGGAGAAATACGAAATTTTCAATCGTTCCATCCGCGAATTTCATGCAAAAAATATTACTAGATAA
- a CDS encoding efflux RND transporter periplasmic adaptor subunit, giving the protein MSFKNGKKDRLIFGVIGVFGLIVFSAFVIFPRIKNSIRSDAYRKVPVKVVIANTVEIAPSIESTGSIEPEEKLDLYFKVPGRLDKLFVEEGDRVKQGKLLASLEKFNFDQEKNRYEASLDSSKANLRLAQEKYEKAKRGVEARFIEIKKQAELVHKYKEEYEKAKKTYEAKEAVVKDGGLSQEELNVSRVEMISRSTAYENGKRDLEILQIGMRDSDIKEAGFEIPKTESKKLSILKEIGTKIEKAEMDVASASVRSTDALLTSAKQNLKESDLFSPIDGILIRKFKTRGEILSGASAQGQAVFTVAKMDKVFAVYNVSEKDSVNIQKGLNVEVVADIFENKKFSGSVARIQEFIDEKTHTLQVSAKVSNENHSLKPGMFVRTKTFQGRKEKMIEIPRSCFTESSEKEGFVFVIRGKFAYRVNVTIKETLGDSLLVSTGIHEGDMVVTDGISRLKEGSEVEIEQSKKEP; this is encoded by the coding sequence ATGAGTTTTAAAAACGGAAAAAAGGATCGGCTCATATTCGGTGTGATCGGAGTTTTCGGTCTGATCGTATTTTCAGCATTCGTGATTTTTCCAAGAATAAAAAACAGCATTCGATCTGACGCTTATCGAAAGGTCCCAGTAAAAGTCGTTATAGCCAATACGGTGGAAATCGCTCCATCCATCGAATCGACCGGTTCCATCGAACCGGAGGAGAAATTGGATTTATATTTTAAGGTTCCCGGTCGGCTTGATAAACTCTTTGTGGAAGAAGGCGACCGGGTCAAACAAGGGAAGCTGCTTGCTTCCTTAGAAAAATTCAATTTCGACCAAGAGAAAAATCGTTATGAGGCTTCCTTGGATTCATCAAAAGCAAATCTGCGTTTGGCCCAGGAAAAATACGAAAAGGCAAAAAGGGGTGTAGAGGCTCGATTTATAGAAATTAAAAAACAAGCCGAACTTGTTCATAAATACAAGGAAGAATATGAAAAGGCCAAAAAAACATACGAGGCTAAGGAAGCGGTTGTAAAAGACGGGGGACTTAGTCAGGAAGAGTTGAATGTTTCAAGGGTTGAAATGATTTCTCGATCTACGGCGTATGAAAACGGGAAAAGAGATCTTGAAATTCTTCAAATCGGCATGCGCGATTCGGATATCAAAGAAGCGGGCTTTGAAATTCCCAAAACCGAATCTAAAAAACTGTCCATTTTAAAAGAGATTGGTACGAAAATCGAAAAAGCCGAAATGGATGTCGCCTCTGCAAGCGTTCGTTCTACCGATGCGCTTTTAACTTCAGCTAAACAGAATCTTAAAGAGTCCGATCTATTTAGCCCGATCGATGGAATCCTGATTCGAAAATTTAAGACGAGAGGGGAAATTCTAAGCGGCGCGTCCGCACAAGGACAAGCGGTCTTTACAGTGGCGAAAATGGATAAAGTATTTGCCGTTTACAATGTTAGTGAAAAAGACTCGGTGAATATTCAAAAAGGTTTAAACGTTGAAGTGGTTGCCGATATTTTCGAAAACAAAAAATTTTCAGGATCGGTCGCGAGAATTCAGGAATTTATCGATGAAAAAACGCACACCTTACAAGTGAGTGCCAAAGTTTCCAATGAGAATCATTCGTTAAAACCGGGAATGTTCGTCAGAACCAAAACCTTTCAAGGCAGGAAAGAGAAGATGATCGAGATTCCGAGATCCTGTTTTACGGAATCCTCCGAAAAAGAAGGTTTTGTTTTCGTGATTCGAGGTAAATTCGCTTATAGAGTCAACGTTACTATTAAAGAAACGTTAGGCGATTCTTTGTTAGTTTCCACAGGTATTCATGAAGGAGATATGGTCGTTACCGACGGAATCTCTAGATTAAAGGAAGGTTCCGAGGTTGAAATTGAACAATCAAAAAAAGAACCTTAG
- a CDS encoding efflux RND transporter permease subunit, giving the protein MQNFLKNLISKKAGILSFYLSLMLFGIISLFDLKLAILPDIGFPKVQIETKYPYAGIEEVEGLVSRPLSERLSGARGVKQVTSVSEPGISKITVTFVNNQDLDFKILELREKIEQVREILPQNSEKPVLTRFDPSSSPFLEMVFFPKKAEDSIGLRKYLENHWKPVLERIEGVASLQIGGGYDREILAKIDSKRMLSYNLSPEVVGKRIILSNRNVPAGSVPSGDKDVLVRVKGESENLSDLSETVVSVGPNGETVRLKDFADVSIHYRKRSEKALFNGKECVIFYFYKESGANPISLSGKISKEADFLYESSKGEVEFVSGYDEATYVQESIHGLRLSLIIGALLAFLVCLGVIRNFSTPLVLICIVPVAVLSSFFLFWVFDLSINMMSLGGLTVGIGMLFDNSNVVLSAIEKNHTGKTNAFDAVVFGLEEVYVSVILATLSTLFVFIPMIFLRSFIGSIFSEMATAISISLILSLLISLTLTPVLYSLFPKWTPKEGSLIASLFEYFARLEQALIRLQRDYLEIILRFPNKLVVILIVLVFLSGFSIWFVRKEILPQMKTGEFEVQIKFPQGIMRERVEDISLGIESYIKDKYPIELSIARIGKENVSKHSSGFNIDPVTEIRFVIRAWDVRNTTEIVAGVRTDLLREFNQLETSVKFSGDVLSSLLGKKNEIEIELRGENISDLEMTGKKLRTEIEKIQGVKKVSAVLEDKIRSYSLRLDESKLLSYGWSADAVSEFLKIGTLGGYFSGLEISGEEVPIRLVFREEDIPNAHSFKNLYIPHSGKLVPLSEISVLEESLQFRSLYGVDTSRANFLSVYTDESKKESVEMETAGLFNSKNNPEVAIDFRNKDDSKDVLFELLFTVVLAYVILYLLIAGQFESIRVANKILLTIPFVVFGALPILAATGKSLNASSFVGLILLMGISIDSAVLFYEYYILEKKKIRSSEKAAFSASAIIFRPVIMNSATTFAGLLPVMLELTPGSEFQSSMATAIGFGLILSVLNSLFWIPLLFAKEERS; this is encoded by the coding sequence TTGCAAAATTTCCTAAAAAATCTTATTTCGAAAAAAGCCGGAATTCTCTCTTTCTATTTGTCCTTGATGCTTTTTGGAATCATTTCCCTTTTCGATTTGAAACTGGCAATCTTGCCGGATATTGGTTTTCCTAAAGTTCAAATTGAAACAAAGTATCCCTACGCGGGGATCGAAGAAGTAGAAGGTCTCGTTTCAAGACCCCTTTCGGAACGACTCTCCGGTGCAAGAGGCGTTAAACAGGTAACTTCCGTGTCCGAGCCGGGAATCAGTAAAATTACGGTCACGTTCGTTAACAACCAGGATCTTGATTTTAAAATCTTAGAACTCCGGGAAAAAATAGAACAGGTTCGGGAAATTTTACCACAAAATTCGGAAAAGCCAGTTCTTACACGTTTTGATCCGTCCAGTAGCCCTTTTTTAGAAATGGTATTTTTTCCAAAAAAGGCCGAGGATTCGATCGGACTACGAAAATATTTAGAGAATCATTGGAAGCCCGTATTGGAAAGGATAGAGGGAGTTGCAAGCCTCCAGATAGGCGGCGGGTACGATCGTGAGATTCTCGCGAAGATCGATTCCAAAAGAATGCTTTCCTACAATCTCTCTCCGGAGGTAGTAGGCAAGAGAATTATATTATCGAATCGTAATGTCCCCGCCGGAAGCGTTCCTTCGGGAGATAAAGACGTTCTAGTAAGAGTAAAAGGAGAGTCGGAAAATCTAAGCGACCTTTCGGAAACGGTCGTATCCGTCGGTCCAAATGGCGAGACTGTCAGACTTAAAGATTTTGCCGATGTGTCGATTCATTACAGAAAAAGATCCGAGAAGGCATTGTTCAATGGGAAAGAATGCGTAATATTCTATTTTTATAAAGAGTCCGGCGCTAATCCGATTTCTCTTTCCGGGAAGATTTCCAAAGAAGCAGATTTTTTATACGAATCATCGAAAGGGGAAGTGGAATTTGTCAGCGGCTACGATGAGGCGACGTACGTTCAGGAATCAATTCACGGCCTCAGGCTTTCCCTTATTATTGGAGCATTACTCGCTTTTTTAGTTTGTTTAGGAGTGATCCGTAATTTTTCAACTCCGCTCGTTTTGATTTGTATCGTTCCCGTAGCGGTGCTATCTAGTTTTTTCCTTTTTTGGGTTTTCGATCTTTCCATAAATATGATGTCTTTGGGAGGTTTAACCGTCGGAATCGGGATGCTGTTCGATAATAGCAACGTGGTTTTATCTGCCATCGAAAAAAATCATACCGGGAAAACGAATGCTTTCGACGCGGTCGTTTTCGGTTTGGAAGAAGTTTATGTTTCCGTTATTTTAGCGACTTTATCCACTCTGTTCGTCTTTATTCCGATGATCTTTTTGCGATCCTTTATAGGTTCGATTTTCAGCGAAATGGCGACAGCAATTTCCATTTCCCTTATTTTAAGTCTTTTGATCTCCCTCACTCTAACACCAGTTTTATATTCTTTGTTTCCTAAATGGACGCCAAAGGAAGGTTCGCTGATAGCATCCTTATTTGAATATTTCGCTAGGCTTGAACAGGCTTTAATCCGTTTACAAAGAGATTATCTGGAAATCATTCTTCGTTTCCCTAATAAACTCGTCGTAATTCTAATTGTTCTCGTTTTTTTATCAGGATTTTCCATCTGGTTTGTCCGTAAGGAAATTCTACCACAAATGAAAACTGGCGAATTCGAGGTTCAAATCAAGTTTCCTCAAGGAATTATGAGGGAGCGGGTCGAAGATATCAGTCTAGGAATCGAATCCTATATTAAAGATAAATATCCGATCGAATTGAGCATTGCTAGAATCGGTAAAGAAAACGTTTCCAAACATTCCAGCGGTTTTAACATCGATCCGGTTACCGAAATCCGTTTCGTAATTCGAGCTTGGGATGTTCGAAATACGACCGAAATCGTTGCCGGTGTTCGTACCGACCTCTTGCGCGAGTTTAATCAATTAGAAACCAGCGTAAAATTTTCCGGCGATGTTCTATCCTCTTTGCTCGGAAAAAAGAACGAAATCGAAATCGAATTGCGTGGAGAGAACATTTCGGATTTAGAAATGACCGGAAAAAAACTTAGGACTGAAATCGAAAAAATTCAGGGTGTCAAAAAAGTCTCCGCAGTCCTCGAAGATAAAATTCGATCCTATTCATTACGATTGGATGAATCGAAATTGCTAAGTTACGGATGGTCGGCAGACGCAGTTAGCGAATTTCTTAAAATAGGTACTTTAGGCGGTTATTTTTCCGGATTGGAGATTTCGGGGGAGGAAGTTCCGATTCGACTCGTTTTTCGGGAAGAAGATATTCCGAACGCACATTCATTTAAAAATTTATACATTCCACACTCAGGGAAACTTGTACCTTTGAGTGAAATTTCCGTTTTGGAGGAATCCTTGCAGTTCCGCTCCTTATACGGTGTCGATACAAGCAGGGCTAATTTTTTAAGCGTTTATACGGATGAAAGCAAAAAAGAAAGCGTAGAAATGGAGACGGCAGGACTTTTCAATTCAAAGAACAATCCCGAAGTTGCGATCGACTTTAGAAATAAAGACGATTCCAAAGATGTCCTATTCGAACTCCTATTTACGGTTGTACTCGCTTATGTTATTCTTTATTTATTGATCGCCGGTCAATTCGAATCGATTCGAGTCGCCAACAAGATTCTTCTCACGATTCCATTTGTGGTGTTCGGAGCGTTGCCAATTCTTGCCGCGACCGGAAAATCCCTGAACGCGAGTTCGTTCGTCGGTTTAATTTTATTGATGGGAATTTCGATCGATTCCGCCGTTTTATTTTACGAATATTATATATTAGAAAAAAAGAAAATAAGATCATCCGAAAAAGCCGCATTTAGCGCGTCCGCGATCATTTTTAGACCGGTAATTATGAATTCCGCAACCACCTTTGCAGGACTTCTTCCGGTGATGTTAGAATTGACGCCCGGCTCGGAATTTCAATCTTCAATGGCCACCGCGATTGGCTTCGGACTTATTTTGAGTGTGTTAAATTCTCTTTTTTGGATACCTCTCCTTTTTGCCAAGGAAGAAAGAAGCTAA